The following proteins are co-located in the Camelina sativa cultivar DH55 chromosome 12, Cs, whole genome shotgun sequence genome:
- the LOC109128158 gene encoding uncharacterized protein LOC109128158, translating into MANVTSGSWIWKSICKLRPLARPFVVCKVGTGITCSFWSDNWTELGPLLELTSDRGPMVSGLSKHAVVADAVREGNWWISRSQSRSPIILLLKECLPPPSVVNMREDGEDDMYLWKVGIDEASSSFSTARTWEALNPPAQRDEWYASVWCKNRIPKHAFITWLVARNRLHTRDRLIQWGLATPSVCLLCAQEDE; encoded by the coding sequence ATGGCGAATGTAACCTCTGGAAGCTGGATATGGAAAAGCATATGCAAGCTGAGACCTCTGGCAAGGCCGTTTGTTGTATGTAAGGTGGGAACAGGAATCACGTGTAGTTTTTGGAGTGATAATTGGACAGAATTGGGGCCTTTATTGGAGTTAACGAGTGATAGAGGACCAATGGTTTCGGGGCTGTCCAAACATGCAGTGGTTGCTGATGCAGTGAGAGAAGGGAACTGGTGGATTTCTAGGAGTCAGAGTAGGAGCCCTATAATTCTTCTGCTGAAGGAGTGCCTTCCCCCGCCGTCAGTAGTGAATATGCGGGAGGATGGGGAAGATGACATGTATTTATGGAAAGTGGGGATTGATGAGGCTTCGTCAAGTTTTTCTACGGCGAGAACATGGGAAGCTTTGAATCCTCCAGCTCAACGGGACGAGTGGTATGCTTCGGTGTGGTGCAAGAACAGGATACCAAAGCATGCTTTCATAACCTGGTTGGTTGCCAGAAACAGATTACATACGAGAGATAGACTAATACAATGGGGGTTGGCAACTCCATCTGTTTGTCTCTTATGCGCTCAAGAGGACGAATGA